The nucleotide window TGGATCAGGTACAGGTCCACGTAGTCCAAGCCAAGCTTCTCCAGGCTCGCATCGAACGCGTCCAGCGCCGACTGGGTGCCCTGCTTGTCGTTCCACAGCTTGGTGGTCACGAACAGCTCTGAGCGGTCGATACCGGATGCGGCGAGCGCCTGGCCGACGCCCTCCTCGTTGCCGTAGACGGCGGCGGTGTCGATGTGCCGGTAGCCCACCTCGAGCGCGTCGGTGACGATGCGGGTGGTCTCGGTCGGGTCGACCTTGAAGACCCCGAAGCCGAGCTGCGGGATGGTGTGGCCGTCGTTCAGGGTGATGGTGGGTACGGATTTCGTCATCCATTGAGCCTACGGAGCACGCGGCCGGGGCGCACGTCACGCATGCCGACAGCGTAATCCGCGGCCGACTGTTCCCGAAACGGACAATTGTTGCCGGCGCACCGGGCGCAAATGTCCGCTTCGGCAACAGTTGCGAGGTGCGGCCGGGCGACAGGCCTAGTGGTAGCGGCGGCCCTCGTCGCGGCGGAAGAGCAGCAGCGCCAGAGCGAAGGTGACCGCGGTCCAGACCAGGATGCCGATCCACACCCACGGCTCCAGCTCACCGCCCTGCACGGCCCAGATCACGAACTCCCGGGCCTGCCGCGACGGCAGGAACTTCGACACGGTGTCGAGCCAGTCCGCGAAAAGGTACGGCGGCAGGAACAGACCGCCGGCGAACGCGAGGCCGAACATCACGATCTGCACCACCGCGATCGCGGCCTTGGACGACATCGAGTAGCCGATCGAGATGCCGATGAACATGAACGGCAGCGCCGAGATGCCCAACGCCACGAGCCCGGCGAGAATGCCCAGCACGGATGCCTCCGCCGCCGTGAACAACGCACCGATAGCGATCACCGGCAGGATCGACACCAGGCCCATCAGGCCGGTGGAGAAGATCTGGCCGAGCACCCGGGAGATGCCCGGCACCGGCAGGGTGCGCAGGTACGGGTCCCATGGCTGTTCCCGGTTGGCCGAGATGTTCAAGCCGAAGCTGAACAGCGAGTTGGACATCAGCGCGAACACGCTCAGCGCGATCACCGCCTGGGTGGCAAACTCCGGGTTGTCAGCGACGGTGCGTTGCGGCACCACGAAGAACAGCAGCGACAGCCCGGGGAACACCAGCGATCCGATCAGGGCGGCCGGGATGCGGAATGTCTCGAGCA belongs to Cryobacterium sp. SO2 and includes:
- a CDS encoding ABC transporter permease, which produces MSTLTPTPAGAAPAAPGRSTVLGGRTGILALTFVHARIILLETFRIPAALIGSLVFPGLSLLFFVVPQRTVADNPEFATQAVIALSVFALMSNSLFSFGLNISANREQPWDPYLRTLPVPGISRVLGQIFSTGLMGLVSILPVIAIGALFTAAEASVLGILAGLVALGISALPFMFIGISIGYSMSSKAAIAVVQIVMFGLAFAGGLFLPPYLFADWLDTVSKFLPSRQAREFVIWAVQGGELEPWVWIGILVWTAVTFALALLLFRRDEGRRYH